The following are encoded together in the Actinoplanes sp. N902-109 genome:
- a CDS encoding ThiF family adenylyltransferase, with amino-acid sequence MARPRLKSLDCTGRDGKLVVSIDPRQRVELDDPDGHVRLLLQLAAEGSRETGALIAEFTRVRPEVPAADVAQALESLDGFGWIEDLDRPAALDDTQRERYFSNLAFFDAFTSLGRGREDIQDRLVRSHVLVLGAGGLGSHVVQHLAGLGVGRLTIVDFDVVDLRNFARQFTYTPSQLGNSKVHQVAAWVSAFDPAVTVRPVHRRVETTADVEDLLTGVDLVVGAIDQPEGIDLTINAACVAAGVPYIRGGLAYLQGVYWSVDPGRSACRQCLETRRARELAADAGAHAVTWPEVLRRDRVNRAIGPVAGMLGALVAMEVLRYLTGIVPPVSAATYQLVDFRSDCHLSVDAWTAEPGCPVCATAFTKAPR; translated from the coding sequence ATGGCCAGGCCACGTTTGAAGTCGCTCGACTGCACCGGGCGCGACGGCAAGCTCGTCGTCAGCATCGATCCGCGGCAGCGGGTCGAGCTCGACGATCCCGACGGGCACGTCCGGCTGCTGCTCCAGCTCGCGGCCGAGGGCAGCCGGGAGACCGGCGCGTTGATCGCGGAATTCACCCGGGTACGGCCCGAGGTGCCGGCCGCCGATGTGGCGCAGGCGCTGGAAAGCCTCGACGGGTTCGGCTGGATCGAGGATCTGGACCGGCCCGCCGCCCTGGACGACACCCAGCGCGAACGCTACTTCTCCAACCTCGCCTTCTTCGACGCCTTCACGTCGCTCGGCCGCGGCCGCGAGGACATCCAGGATCGGCTCGTACGGTCGCACGTCCTGGTCCTGGGAGCCGGCGGGCTGGGCTCGCACGTGGTGCAGCACCTGGCCGGACTGGGCGTCGGCCGCCTCACGATCGTCGACTTCGACGTGGTCGACCTGCGCAACTTCGCTCGCCAGTTCACCTATACGCCCAGCCAGCTCGGCAATTCCAAGGTGCACCAGGTGGCGGCGTGGGTGTCGGCGTTCGACCCCGCGGTCACGGTGCGCCCGGTGCACCGCCGGGTCGAGACCACGGCCGATGTCGAGGACCTCTTGACCGGGGTTGATCTGGTGGTGGGCGCCATTGATCAACCCGAGGGTATCGACTTGACGATCAATGCGGCCTGCGTGGCGGCGGGTGTCCCGTACATCCGGGGCGGTCTGGCCTATCTGCAGGGCGTCTACTGGTCGGTGGACCCGGGTCGCTCGGCCTGCCGCCAGTGCCTGGAGACCCGCCGGGCGCGTGAACTGGCGGCGGACGCCGGCGCGCACGCGGTCACCTGGCCGGAGGTGCTGCGCCGCGACCGCGTCAACCGGGCGATCGGGCCGGTGGCCGGGATGCTCGGCGCGCTGGTCGCGATGGAAGTCCTGCGGTATCTGACGGGGATCGTGCCGCCCGTCTCGGCGGCGACCTACCAGCTCGTCGACTTCCGCTCCGACTGCCACCTCAGCGTCGACGCCTGGACGGCCGAGCCGGGGTGCCCGGTCTGCGCGACCGCGTTCACGAAGGCACCACGATGA
- a CDS encoding pectinesterase family protein: protein MSFRTNTVRLSACPAAGGLAAVVLLSLSAAAPAAAAPAAAAPAGAAGPGAAAALTAAAPAGAAAPAGAAAPAAAASASARAALATTITVAADGSGNYTTVQAAINSVAANNTTAVTINIKPGTYRGVVTIPANKPYLTLAGTGSSPSQVVIVEGHAAGMANPSGGTYGTSGSASVFVNANDTLIKNVTMSNDFNEAAYTLDGEQAVAVNTSGDRVQFDNVRILGNQDTLLVNAPSASAVRRLYVRNSYVEGDVDFIFGRGTMVFQNGTIHSLTRGSSSNNGYITAAATDINNKFGYLIWGTTLTSNAPAKTVYLGRPWHPSNDVNARGQVLYRGVTMGAHIRDDAWTDMSGFSWKDARFSEYSSTGAGAVVNANRPQMSATTAAQYVPTAYLAGSDGWNPIH from the coding sequence ATGTCCTTTCGTACCAACACCGTCCGTTTGTCCGCGTGTCCGGCGGCTGGTGGGCTGGCTGCCGTTGTCCTGCTCTCGCTGAGCGCTGCCGCGCCGGCTGCCGCCGCGCCTGCTGCCGCCGCGCCTGCTGGTGCCGCGGGGCCGGGTGCTGCTGCCGCGCTGACTGCTGCCGCGCCTGCTGGTGCTGCCGCGCCTGCTGGTGCTGCCGCGCCGGCTGCTGCTGCGTCGGCGTCGGCTCGGGCTGCGCTGGCCACCACGATCACCGTTGCCGCCGACGGCAGTGGCAACTACACGACTGTGCAAGCCGCAATCAACAGTGTTGCTGCGAACAACACGACTGCCGTGACGATCAACATCAAGCCGGGCACCTACCGCGGGGTGGTCACCATCCCGGCCAACAAGCCGTACCTCACACTCGCCGGCACCGGCAGTTCGCCGAGCCAGGTCGTGATCGTCGAGGGGCACGCGGCCGGCATGGCCAACCCCAGCGGCGGCACGTACGGCACCTCGGGCAGCGCCTCCGTCTTCGTCAACGCGAACGACACCCTCATCAAGAACGTGACGATGTCCAACGACTTCAACGAGGCGGCGTACACCCTCGACGGCGAACAGGCCGTTGCCGTCAACACGTCCGGCGACCGGGTGCAGTTCGACAACGTCCGCATCCTCGGCAACCAGGACACCCTGCTGGTCAACGCGCCCAGCGCCAGCGCCGTACGGCGGCTCTATGTGCGCAACTCGTACGTGGAAGGCGATGTCGACTTCATCTTCGGCCGCGGCACCATGGTGTTCCAGAACGGCACGATCCACTCGCTGACCCGCGGATCGTCGTCGAACAACGGCTACATCACCGCGGCGGCCACCGACATCAACAACAAGTTCGGCTACCTCATCTGGGGCACCACGCTCACCAGCAACGCCCCGGCGAAGACGGTGTACCTGGGCCGGCCCTGGCACCCGAGCAACGACGTCAACGCCCGCGGTCAGGTGCTGTACCGCGGCGTCACCATGGGCGCGCACATCCGCGACGACGCCTGGACGGACATGTCCGGCTTCTCGTGGAAGGACGCCCGCTTCTCCGAGTACAGCAGCACCGGCGCGGGCGCCGTCGTCAACGCCAACCGGCCGCAGATGAGCGCTACGACCGCCGCCCAGTACGTGCCGACCGCTTATCTGGCGGGCAGCGACGGCTGGAACCCCATCCACTGA
- a CDS encoding LacI family DNA-binding transcriptional regulator: MSSIREVARRSGVSVATVSRVFNTPEVVSQHTRQLVLDTAAEVGYLPNESARTLATKKSNMVGLVWDTDHRRPGWRHPFFQDILVALKSALSAHGLHLLMLAPDQSPGLDERQRFLRAVQRHNVDGVVIIDNGSRDPAVLSLVDAAVPCVALDLRYTGPTCTYITSDNAGGARLAAAHLVERGHRRIATITGPMQTLPAIERLAGFRAGLAEAGVALPEAAIEAGDFYLDSGHAAMTRLLALSPRPTAVFAAGDEMAVGALRAVQEAGLRVPDDVAVVGFDDIEVAALIPPGLTTVTQDKTGFGTAAAEAVLAMLLGAATPPAPTTLPTSLIVRGST, translated from the coding sequence GTGTCCAGCATTCGAGAAGTGGCCCGCCGCAGCGGCGTCTCCGTCGCCACCGTCTCCCGGGTCTTCAACACGCCGGAGGTGGTCAGCCAGCACACCCGTCAGCTCGTGCTCGACACCGCCGCCGAGGTCGGCTACCTGCCCAACGAATCGGCGCGCACCCTCGCCACCAAGAAGTCCAACATGGTCGGCCTGGTGTGGGACACCGACCATCGCCGCCCCGGCTGGCGGCACCCGTTCTTCCAGGACATCCTGGTCGCGCTCAAGAGTGCGCTGAGCGCGCACGGGCTGCACCTGCTCATGCTCGCCCCCGACCAGAGCCCCGGGCTCGACGAGCGGCAGCGCTTCCTGCGTGCGGTGCAACGCCACAACGTCGACGGCGTGGTCATCATCGACAACGGCAGCCGTGACCCGGCCGTGCTGTCCCTGGTCGACGCGGCGGTGCCGTGCGTCGCCCTCGACCTGCGCTACACCGGACCGACCTGCACCTACATCACCTCGGACAACGCCGGCGGCGCCCGGCTGGCCGCGGCCCACCTGGTCGAGCGCGGCCACCGGCGCATCGCCACCATCACCGGGCCCATGCAGACGCTGCCCGCCATCGAGCGGCTGGCCGGCTTCCGGGCCGGGCTGGCCGAGGCGGGCGTGGCCCTGCCCGAGGCGGCCATCGAGGCGGGCGACTTCTACCTCGACAGCGGGCACGCCGCCATGACCCGGCTGCTCGCCCTCAGCCCCCGCCCGACCGCGGTGTTCGCCGCGGGCGACGAGATGGCGGTGGGCGCGCTGCGGGCCGTCCAGGAGGCGGGCCTGCGGGTTCCCGACGACGTCGCGGTCGTCGGCTTCGACGACATCGAGGTGGCCGCGCTCATCCCGCCCGGCCTGACCACCGTCACCCAGGACAAGACCGGGTTCGGCACGGCCGCGGCCGAAGCGGTGCTGGCCATGCTGCTCGGCGCCGCGACCCCGCCCGCACCGACCACGCTGCCCACCTCGCTGATCGTCCGCGGCTCGACCTGA
- a CDS encoding ABC transporter substrate-binding protein, producing MFRALATICAATLLLTGCGSGDDASDSGGTVTLNVNLFGNFGYQELYKQYEQAHPNIKIKEHTAAYNDHHRDLATHLATGSGAGDIEGVDTGFIAQMREVGQQFADLGTARAAEYLPWKWQASLTKDGKQIGYGTDVGGLAICYRRDLFQKAGLPADRDQVSASWATGWDKYLEVGKKYQQKAPAGTAFFDGGGALYNAVIGQAPEGFYSQDNTVVVATNPAVRQAWNLVVQAIQANLSAKLIESSPEWNNGFAKGQFATIACPAWMMTKIKDQAKNAAGKWDVAAVPGGGGNWGGSYLTVPKQGKHIQEAKDLAAWLTAPEQQAKNFTSQGLLPSIPALYDKPEIAAYKDPFFNNAPVGKIFTTAAKELKPQYQGPRTGDIQTTIRDGLVRIEQGKQSSEQSWQQTVSDVERLAK from the coding sequence ATGTTCCGCGCCCTTGCCACGATCTGTGCCGCGACACTCTTGCTGACCGGCTGCGGCTCCGGCGACGATGCCAGCGACTCCGGCGGCACCGTGACCCTCAACGTCAACCTGTTCGGCAACTTCGGCTATCAGGAGCTCTACAAGCAGTACGAACAGGCGCACCCGAACATCAAGATCAAGGAGCACACGGCCGCTTACAACGATCACCATCGCGACCTCGCCACCCACCTGGCCACCGGCTCCGGCGCGGGCGACATCGAGGGCGTCGACACCGGCTTCATCGCCCAGATGCGCGAGGTCGGCCAGCAGTTCGCCGATCTGGGCACCGCCCGCGCGGCCGAGTACCTGCCGTGGAAGTGGCAGGCGTCGCTGACCAAGGACGGCAAGCAGATCGGGTACGGCACCGACGTCGGCGGCCTGGCCATCTGTTACCGCCGGGACCTGTTCCAGAAGGCCGGGCTGCCCGCCGACCGTGACCAGGTCTCCGCGTCGTGGGCGACCGGCTGGGACAAGTACCTCGAGGTCGGCAAGAAGTACCAGCAGAAGGCGCCGGCCGGGACCGCGTTCTTCGACGGCGGCGGGGCGCTGTACAACGCCGTCATCGGTCAGGCGCCCGAGGGCTTCTACAGCCAGGACAACACCGTGGTGGTGGCCACCAACCCGGCGGTGCGCCAGGCGTGGAACCTGGTCGTCCAGGCGATCCAGGCCAACCTGTCCGCCAAGCTGATCGAAAGCTCGCCGGAGTGGAACAACGGGTTCGCCAAGGGTCAGTTCGCCACGATCGCCTGCCCGGCCTGGATGATGACCAAGATCAAGGACCAGGCCAAGAACGCGGCCGGCAAGTGGGACGTGGCGGCCGTGCCCGGCGGTGGCGGCAACTGGGGCGGCTCGTACCTGACCGTGCCCAAGCAGGGCAAGCACATCCAGGAGGCGAAGGACCTCGCGGCCTGGCTGACCGCGCCCGAGCAGCAGGCCAAGAACTTCACCTCGCAGGGCCTGCTGCCCTCGATCCCGGCGCTGTACGACAAGCCGGAGATCGCCGCGTACAAGGATCCGTTCTTCAACAACGCACCGGTCGGCAAGATCTTCACCACCGCGGCCAAGGAACTGAAGCCGCAGTACCAGGGCCCGCGCACCGGTGACATCCAGACCACCATCCGCGACGGGCTGGTGCGCATCGAACAGGGCAAGCAGAGCTCGGAGCAGTCCTGGCAGCAGACGGTCAGCGACGTCGAGCGGCTGGCCAAGTAA
- a CDS encoding carbohydrate ABC transporter permease, giving the protein MSVLTRLDTKGSPYLYILPFFVLFGAFGLFPLIYTGYVSFNDWNLLDAGAHHWVGLANYRELLHDPYFWNALGNTLSIWLLSTVPQLLAALWIAHLLNHRLRARTGLRMGVLLPNITSIVAVTIVFTQMFGRDFGMINWLLGLVGAGPVDWQADTWSSHLAISTIVAWRWTGYNALIYLASMQATPHDLYEAAELDGASSTQQFWRITVPSLRPTIIFTAVISTIGGLQIMAEPLLFAGTSTPTGGSDRQFQTAALFMYEQGFREFRFGYASAIAWALCLVIAIFAIANFLLTRRIATDEG; this is encoded by the coding sequence GTGTCCGTGCTGACCCGGCTCGACACCAAGGGCTCGCCCTATCTCTACATCCTGCCGTTCTTCGTGCTCTTCGGCGCGTTCGGGCTGTTCCCGCTGATCTACACCGGGTACGTCTCGTTCAACGACTGGAACCTGCTGGACGCCGGCGCCCACCACTGGGTGGGCCTGGCCAACTACCGCGAGCTGCTGCACGACCCGTACTTCTGGAACGCGCTGGGCAACACCCTGAGCATCTGGCTGCTGTCCACGGTGCCGCAGCTGCTCGCCGCGCTCTGGATCGCGCATCTGCTCAACCACCGGCTGCGGGCGCGCACCGGGCTGCGGATGGGGGTGCTGCTGCCGAACATCACCTCCATCGTGGCGGTGACCATCGTGTTCACCCAGATGTTCGGCCGTGACTTCGGCATGATCAACTGGCTGCTCGGGCTGGTCGGCGCCGGCCCGGTCGACTGGCAGGCCGACACCTGGAGCTCGCACCTGGCCATCTCGACCATCGTGGCCTGGCGCTGGACCGGCTACAACGCCTTGATCTATCTCGCGTCCATGCAGGCAACCCCGCACGATCTGTACGAAGCAGCCGAGCTCGACGGTGCCTCGTCAACCCAGCAGTTCTGGCGCATCACGGTGCCCTCGCTGCGCCCGACGATCATCTTCACCGCGGTCATCTCCACGATCGGCGGCCTGCAGATCATGGCCGAGCCGCTGCTGTTCGCGGGCACCTCCACCCCGACCGGCGGCTCCGACCGGCAGTTCCAGACCGCCGCGCTGTTCATGTACGAGCAGGGCTTCCGCGAGTTCCGGTTCGGCTACGCCTCCGCCATCGCCTGGGCGCTCTGCCTGGTCATCGCGATCTTCGCGATCGCCAACTTCCTGCTCACCCGGCGCATCGCCACGGACGAGGGATAA
- a CDS encoding carbohydrate ABC transporter permease: MTTLASPPSERTETAPAHPARRRSFGYPRRASVWTYAALLAVVAGSVFPLYWSFVVSSQTSEAVAQVPPVLVPGGHLFDNIARVFASTDFARALLNSFIVSGSVTVSVVFFSTLAGFAFAKLRFRGRKALLVLAVATSMVPQQLGIIPLYLLMAKLGWTDHLAAVIVPGLVTAFGVFFMTQYLGTAVREELLEAGRIDGCSTFGLYWHVVLPVARPAAAVLGLFTFMQAWNDFFWPLVVLQNNATVQVALSSLASGYTTDYTLTLTGTLLATLPILVIFMVLGRQIVGGIMQGAIKG; the protein is encoded by the coding sequence GTGACCACTCTCGCCAGCCCGCCGTCCGAACGCACCGAGACCGCACCGGCCCACCCGGCCCGCCGCCGCAGCTTCGGCTACCCGCGCCGGGCCTCGGTCTGGACCTATGCCGCGCTGCTCGCGGTCGTGGCCGGATCGGTCTTCCCGCTCTACTGGTCGTTCGTGGTGTCCTCGCAGACCAGCGAGGCCGTCGCGCAGGTGCCGCCGGTGCTGGTGCCGGGCGGCCACCTGTTCGACAACATCGCCCGGGTCTTCGCCAGCACCGACTTCGCCCGGGCACTGCTGAACTCGTTCATCGTCAGCGGCTCGGTCACCGTCTCGGTGGTGTTCTTCTCGACGCTGGCCGGGTTCGCCTTCGCCAAGCTGCGCTTCCGCGGCCGCAAGGCGCTGCTCGTGCTGGCCGTCGCCACCTCGATGGTGCCCCAGCAGCTCGGCATCATCCCGCTCTACCTGCTGATGGCCAAGCTCGGCTGGACCGACCACCTGGCGGCGGTCATCGTGCCGGGCCTGGTCACCGCGTTCGGCGTCTTCTTCATGACCCAGTACCTGGGCACCGCGGTGCGCGAGGAACTGCTCGAGGCGGGCCGGATCGACGGCTGCAGCACCTTCGGGCTGTACTGGCACGTCGTCCTGCCGGTCGCCCGGCCCGCCGCCGCGGTGCTCGGCCTGTTCACCTTCATGCAGGCCTGGAACGACTTCTTCTGGCCGCTGGTCGTGCTGCAGAACAACGCCACCGTCCAGGTCGCGCTCTCCTCCCTGGCCAGCGGCTACACCACCGACTACACGCTCACCCTCACCGGCACCCTGCTGGCCACCCTGCCGATCCTGGTGATCTTCATGGTGCTCGGCCGCCAGATCGTCGGCGGGATCATGCAAGGGGCGATCAAAGGATGA
- a CDS encoding GH1 family beta-glucosidase produces MTIFPELPEMPAGFVWGAATAAYQIEGAVAEDGRGESIWDVFCRRPGAVAGAESGAVACDSYHRWRDDVELLAGLGVDAYRFSVAWPRVLPAGGGAINQPGLDHYDRLVDALCERGIRPFVTLYHWDLPQALEDRGGWRVRDTSERFADYAAVVAGRLGDRVRDWITLNEPYCSAIVGYAEGRHAPGATEGHGALAAAHHLLVGHGQAVAAIRAASPRARVGITLNLSPAVPAGDTEADRAAADRMDLLVNRQFTDPVLGGGYPAGLEQLFAGVSDLSFRRDGDLALIGTPLDFLGVNYYYRIHAADVPVEQRDPALRSASDIGVRPAPRDGVPTTDLGWPIEPWGLHDTLAELAGRYPALPPVYVTENGVAQVSDGHTEDLDRIHFIAGHLAAAARAAAETTVDLRGYFYWSLLDNFEWARGYAPRFGLVHVDYPTGTRTPRASYRWLSEQLSGRTRIGGTPAGVGRGEEGR; encoded by the coding sequence ATGACGATCTTTCCGGAACTACCCGAGATGCCGGCCGGGTTCGTGTGGGGGGCGGCCACCGCGGCGTACCAGATCGAGGGGGCGGTCGCCGAGGACGGGCGCGGCGAGTCGATCTGGGACGTGTTCTGCCGGCGGCCGGGGGCGGTGGCCGGTGCCGAGTCCGGGGCGGTGGCGTGCGACAGCTACCACCGGTGGCGCGACGACGTGGAGTTGCTGGCCGGGCTGGGGGTGGACGCCTACCGGTTCTCGGTGGCGTGGCCGCGGGTCCTACCGGCCGGTGGGGGCGCGATCAACCAGCCGGGCCTGGACCACTACGACCGGCTCGTGGATGCGTTGTGCGAGCGGGGGATCCGGCCGTTCGTCACGCTGTACCACTGGGACCTGCCGCAGGCCCTGGAGGATCGCGGTGGCTGGCGGGTGCGGGACACCTCCGAGCGGTTCGCCGATTATGCCGCCGTGGTCGCCGGGCGCCTCGGTGACCGGGTGCGCGACTGGATCACGCTCAACGAGCCGTACTGCTCCGCCATCGTCGGGTACGCCGAGGGCCGGCATGCGCCGGGCGCCACCGAGGGGCACGGCGCGCTGGCGGCTGCCCATCACCTGCTGGTCGGGCACGGCCAGGCGGTGGCTGCCATCCGGGCGGCGAGCCCGCGGGCGCGGGTGGGCATCACGCTCAACCTCTCCCCCGCCGTACCGGCCGGCGACACCGAGGCCGACCGGGCCGCCGCCGACCGGATGGATCTGCTGGTCAACCGTCAGTTCACCGACCCGGTGCTGGGCGGCGGCTATCCCGCGGGGCTGGAGCAGCTGTTCGCCGGGGTGAGTGATCTGTCCTTCCGGCGCGACGGCGACCTGGCGCTCATCGGCACCCCGCTGGACTTCCTCGGCGTCAACTACTACTACCGGATCCACGCCGCCGACGTACCGGTCGAGCAGCGCGACCCGGCGCTGCGCAGCGCGTCCGACATCGGGGTACGGCCGGCGCCGCGCGACGGGGTGCCGACCACCGATCTGGGCTGGCCGATCGAGCCGTGGGGACTGCACGACACCCTCGCCGAGCTGGCCGGGCGCTACCCCGCCCTGCCCCCGGTCTATGTGACCGAGAACGGGGTGGCGCAGGTGAGCGACGGGCACACCGAGGATCTGGACCGCATCCACTTCATCGCCGGCCACCTGGCAGCCGCCGCCCGGGCCGCCGCCGAGACGACGGTCGACCTGCGTGGCTACTTCTACTGGTCGCTGCTCGACAACTTCGAATGGGCGCGCGGGTACGCCCCGCGGTTCGGGCTGGTGCACGTGGACTACCCGACCGGGACGCGCACCCCGCGGGCGAGTTACCGCTGGCTTTCCGAGCAGCTCTCCGGGCGTACCCGCATCGGTGGCACGCCCGCCGGAGTGGGACGGGGCGAAGAGGGACGCTGA